One genomic window of Dunckerocampus dactyliophorus isolate RoL2022-P2 chromosome 7, RoL_Ddac_1.1, whole genome shotgun sequence includes the following:
- the hormad1 gene encoding HORMA domain-containing protein 1 isoform X4 has protein sequence MACVQQVRTSQDTQLLPSQVVSELQSIAVIKKLLAIAVSGITYLRGLFPEKAYGNKYVEDQKVMILREEHSCPGACQIVRWMQGCFDAIQLKYLRIVIMSVYTDPDKPQNVTEFYQFRIQYNSDGARMDFESNHNKNISTMLCGSTKKASILLVRKLYTLMQNLGPLPETVCLNMKLAYYDDVTPQDYQPPGFKEADGDTLVFDKEPVKLTMGEVVTPFHTIKLDMATERHRLEPVEESVGGKDKWFLRVQDEGVVSQSHVIEDVDMDNNHNELMCHEKMATREVTKVDTVPKGTSDMEMTTRSGRIIKSTTQCVLQTNRMMDNRKDAAMKDKMVSEYEIPNSQETPRKKRKFSEPKEHL, from the exons ATGGCATGTGTACAGCAAGTCCGAACATCTCAG GACACTCAGCTGTTGCCCAGTCAGGTAGTATCAGAGCTGCAGTCCATTGCTGTTATCAAGAAACTTCTGGCTATTGCCGTGTCTGGCATCACATACCTGAGAGGACTTTTTCCAGAGAAAGCCTACGGGAACAAATATGTGGAAG ATCAGAAAGTGATGATCCTCAGAGAGGAGCATAGTTGTCCTGGTGCCTGTCAGATTGTTCGGTG GATGCAGGGATGCTTTGATGCCATCCAGTTGAAATAT CTGCGGATTGTCATTATGTCT GTCTACACAGACCCTGACAAACCGCAG AATGTGACAGAGTTTTATCAGTTCAGGATTCAGTACAACTCTGACGGGGCAAGGATGGACTTTGAGAG CaaccacaacaaaaatatatcgACAATGTTGTGTGGCAGCACCAAGAAGGCTAGCATCCTGTTGGTGAGGAAGCTCTACACTCTCATGCAGAACCTCGGTCCTCTTCCGGAGACTGTCTGCCTCAACATGAAGCTGGCCTACTATGATGATG TGACGCCTCAGGACTATCAGCCGCCAGGCTTCAAGGAGGCTGATGGAGACACACTGGTGTTTGACAAGGAGCCGGTCAAACTGACCATGGGCGAGGTCGTCACACCTTTCCACACCATCAAGCTGGACATGGCCACTGAGAGACACAGGCTGGAGCCG GTGGAGGAGAGCGTTGGTGGGAAAGACAAGTGGTTTCTCAGGGTGCAGGACGAGGGTGTGGTGTCACAG AGTCATGTGATTGAAGATGTGGACATGGACAACAACCACAACG AGCTGATGTGCCATGAGAAGATGGCGACTCGTGAGGTTACCAAG GTCGACACCGTGCCGAAAGGGACTTCTGACATGGAGATGACCACCAGGAGCGGGCGCATTATTAAGTCCACCACG CAGTGTGTTCTGCAGACAAACAGGATGATGGACAATAGGAAGGACGCAGCTATGAAGGACAAAATG
- the hormad1 gene encoding HORMA domain-containing protein 1 isoform X5 — translation MACVQQVRTSQDTQLLPSQVVSELQSIAVIKKLLAIAVSGITYLRGLFPEKAYGNKYVEDQKVMILREEHSCPGACQIVRWMQGCFDAIQLKYLRIVIMSVYTDPDKPQNVTEFYQFRIQYNSDGARMDFESNHNKNISTMLCGSTKKASILLVRKLYTLMQNLGPLPETVCLNMKLAYYDDVTPQDYQPPGFKEADGDTLVFDKEPVKLTMGEVVTPFHTIKLDMATERHRLEPVEESVGGKDKWFLRVQDEGVVSQSHVIEDVDMDNNHNELMCHEKMATREVTKVDTVPKGTSDMEMTTRSGRIIKSTTCVLQTNRMMDNRKDAAMKDKMVSEYEIPNSQETPRKKRKFSEPKEHL, via the exons ATGGCATGTGTACAGCAAGTCCGAACATCTCAG GACACTCAGCTGTTGCCCAGTCAGGTAGTATCAGAGCTGCAGTCCATTGCTGTTATCAAGAAACTTCTGGCTATTGCCGTGTCTGGCATCACATACCTGAGAGGACTTTTTCCAGAGAAAGCCTACGGGAACAAATATGTGGAAG ATCAGAAAGTGATGATCCTCAGAGAGGAGCATAGTTGTCCTGGTGCCTGTCAGATTGTTCGGTG GATGCAGGGATGCTTTGATGCCATCCAGTTGAAATAT CTGCGGATTGTCATTATGTCT GTCTACACAGACCCTGACAAACCGCAG AATGTGACAGAGTTTTATCAGTTCAGGATTCAGTACAACTCTGACGGGGCAAGGATGGACTTTGAGAG CaaccacaacaaaaatatatcgACAATGTTGTGTGGCAGCACCAAGAAGGCTAGCATCCTGTTGGTGAGGAAGCTCTACACTCTCATGCAGAACCTCGGTCCTCTTCCGGAGACTGTCTGCCTCAACATGAAGCTGGCCTACTATGATGATG TGACGCCTCAGGACTATCAGCCGCCAGGCTTCAAGGAGGCTGATGGAGACACACTGGTGTTTGACAAGGAGCCGGTCAAACTGACCATGGGCGAGGTCGTCACACCTTTCCACACCATCAAGCTGGACATGGCCACTGAGAGACACAGGCTGGAGCCG GTGGAGGAGAGCGTTGGTGGGAAAGACAAGTGGTTTCTCAGGGTGCAGGACGAGGGTGTGGTGTCACAG AGTCATGTGATTGAAGATGTGGACATGGACAACAACCACAACG AGCTGATGTGCCATGAGAAGATGGCGACTCGTGAGGTTACCAAG GTCGACACCGTGCCGAAAGGGACTTCTGACATGGAGATGACCACCAGGAGCGGGCGCATTATTAAGTCCACCACG TGTGTTCTGCAGACAAACAGGATGATGGACAATAGGAAGGACGCAGCTATGAAGGACAAAATG
- the hormad1 gene encoding HORMA domain-containing protein 1 isoform X2: MACVQQVRTSQDTQLLPSQVVSELQSIAVIKKLLAIAVSGITYLRGLFPEKAYGNKYVEDQKVMILREEHSCPGACQIVRWMQGCFDAIQLKYLRIVIMSVYTDPDKPQNVTEFYQFRIQYNSDGARMDFESNHNKNISTMLCGSTKKASILLVRKLYTLMQNLGPLPETVCLNMKLAYYDDVTPQDYQPPGFKEADGDTLVFDKEPVKLTMGEVVTPFHTIKLDMATERHRLEPVEESVGGKDKWFLRVQDEGVVSQSHVIEDVDMDNNHNEIELMCHEKMATREVTKVDTVPKGTSDMEMTTRSGRIIKSTTCVLQTNRMMDNRKDAAMKDKMVSEYEIPNSQETPRKKRKFSEPKEHL; this comes from the exons ATGGCATGTGTACAGCAAGTCCGAACATCTCAG GACACTCAGCTGTTGCCCAGTCAGGTAGTATCAGAGCTGCAGTCCATTGCTGTTATCAAGAAACTTCTGGCTATTGCCGTGTCTGGCATCACATACCTGAGAGGACTTTTTCCAGAGAAAGCCTACGGGAACAAATATGTGGAAG ATCAGAAAGTGATGATCCTCAGAGAGGAGCATAGTTGTCCTGGTGCCTGTCAGATTGTTCGGTG GATGCAGGGATGCTTTGATGCCATCCAGTTGAAATAT CTGCGGATTGTCATTATGTCT GTCTACACAGACCCTGACAAACCGCAG AATGTGACAGAGTTTTATCAGTTCAGGATTCAGTACAACTCTGACGGGGCAAGGATGGACTTTGAGAG CaaccacaacaaaaatatatcgACAATGTTGTGTGGCAGCACCAAGAAGGCTAGCATCCTGTTGGTGAGGAAGCTCTACACTCTCATGCAGAACCTCGGTCCTCTTCCGGAGACTGTCTGCCTCAACATGAAGCTGGCCTACTATGATGATG TGACGCCTCAGGACTATCAGCCGCCAGGCTTCAAGGAGGCTGATGGAGACACACTGGTGTTTGACAAGGAGCCGGTCAAACTGACCATGGGCGAGGTCGTCACACCTTTCCACACCATCAAGCTGGACATGGCCACTGAGAGACACAGGCTGGAGCCG GTGGAGGAGAGCGTTGGTGGGAAAGACAAGTGGTTTCTCAGGGTGCAGGACGAGGGTGTGGTGTCACAG AGTCATGTGATTGAAGATGTGGACATGGACAACAACCACAACG AGATAGAGCTGATGTGCCATGAGAAGATGGCGACTCGTGAGGTTACCAAG GTCGACACCGTGCCGAAAGGGACTTCTGACATGGAGATGACCACCAGGAGCGGGCGCATTATTAAGTCCACCACG TGTGTTCTGCAGACAAACAGGATGATGGACAATAGGAAGGACGCAGCTATGAAGGACAAAATG
- the ensab gene encoding endosulfine alpha b: MSSENLDSDTQLDYEDEKQDSQEKNTNPVKAEEAKLKAKYPGLGQRPGGSDFLMKRLQKGQKYFDSGDYNMAKAKMKNKQLPVAGPDKNLVTGDHIPTPQDLPPRKSSLVTSKLAG; this comes from the exons ATGTCGTCAGAAAACCTGGACTCGGACACTCAGTTGGACTACGAGGACGAAAAGCAG GACTCCCAGGAGAAGAACACCAACCCGGTGAAAGCAGAGGAGGCCAAACTGAAGGCCAAGTACCCCGGCCTTGGCCAGAGGCCTGGGGGCTCAGACTTCCTCATGAAGCGACTACAGAAAGGG CAAAAGTATTTTGACTCTGGCGACTACAACATGGCGAAGGCCAAGATGAAGAACAAGCAGCTTCCTGTGGCGGGCCCCGACAAGAACCTGGTGACCGGCGACCACATTCCCACGCCACAAGACCTGCCGCCGAGGAAGTCGTCCTTGGTGACCAGCAAGCTAGCTGGCTAG
- the hormad1 gene encoding HORMA domain-containing protein 1 isoform X1, with product MACVQQVRTSQDTQLLPSQVVSELQSIAVIKKLLAIAVSGITYLRGLFPEKAYGNKYVEDQKVMILREEHSCPGACQIVRWMQGCFDAIQLKYLRIVIMSVYTDPDKPQNVTEFYQFRIQYNSDGARMDFESNHNKNISTMLCGSTKKASILLVRKLYTLMQNLGPLPETVCLNMKLAYYDDVTPQDYQPPGFKEADGDTLVFDKEPVKLTMGEVVTPFHTIKLDMATERHRLEPVEESVGGKDKWFLRVQDEGVVSQSHVIEDVDMDNNHNEIELMCHEKMATREVTKVDTVPKGTSDMEMTTRSGRIIKSTTQCVLQTNRMMDNRKDAAMKDKMVSEYEIPNSQETPRKKRKFSEPKEHL from the exons ATGGCATGTGTACAGCAAGTCCGAACATCTCAG GACACTCAGCTGTTGCCCAGTCAGGTAGTATCAGAGCTGCAGTCCATTGCTGTTATCAAGAAACTTCTGGCTATTGCCGTGTCTGGCATCACATACCTGAGAGGACTTTTTCCAGAGAAAGCCTACGGGAACAAATATGTGGAAG ATCAGAAAGTGATGATCCTCAGAGAGGAGCATAGTTGTCCTGGTGCCTGTCAGATTGTTCGGTG GATGCAGGGATGCTTTGATGCCATCCAGTTGAAATAT CTGCGGATTGTCATTATGTCT GTCTACACAGACCCTGACAAACCGCAG AATGTGACAGAGTTTTATCAGTTCAGGATTCAGTACAACTCTGACGGGGCAAGGATGGACTTTGAGAG CaaccacaacaaaaatatatcgACAATGTTGTGTGGCAGCACCAAGAAGGCTAGCATCCTGTTGGTGAGGAAGCTCTACACTCTCATGCAGAACCTCGGTCCTCTTCCGGAGACTGTCTGCCTCAACATGAAGCTGGCCTACTATGATGATG TGACGCCTCAGGACTATCAGCCGCCAGGCTTCAAGGAGGCTGATGGAGACACACTGGTGTTTGACAAGGAGCCGGTCAAACTGACCATGGGCGAGGTCGTCACACCTTTCCACACCATCAAGCTGGACATGGCCACTGAGAGACACAGGCTGGAGCCG GTGGAGGAGAGCGTTGGTGGGAAAGACAAGTGGTTTCTCAGGGTGCAGGACGAGGGTGTGGTGTCACAG AGTCATGTGATTGAAGATGTGGACATGGACAACAACCACAACG AGATAGAGCTGATGTGCCATGAGAAGATGGCGACTCGTGAGGTTACCAAG GTCGACACCGTGCCGAAAGGGACTTCTGACATGGAGATGACCACCAGGAGCGGGCGCATTATTAAGTCCACCACG CAGTGTGTTCTGCAGACAAACAGGATGATGGACAATAGGAAGGACGCAGCTATGAAGGACAAAATG
- the mcl1b gene encoding induced myeloid leukemia cell differentiation protein Mcl-1b — MNMMQTTRRAARNVTTGFIGTCMFPQNGVVEGSVLYGSGASSSPQLNAAAALDTHIGNIDPGGAAKHRTSALEVSSMGGFAAKNHRGDSDDIDDGSLPCTPELQSHDDVLDSDTRRLISRFLSDFTGLTTSSWTQSKAQSTMKRVVSNVLDKHRYKYNGIINTLSLDNHGDDMDFVSAVAKSLFSDGTTNWGRIASLVAFGAAVSQYLKDKNREHCVELVAQEISSYLLVHQQNWLVKNNSWDGFVEFFQEADPEATMRNTLMAFAGFASIGATLALLIR; from the exons ATGAACATGATGCAGACGACCAGGCGAGCCGCGCGGAACGTCACTACGGGATTTATTGGCACCTGCATGTTCCCTCAAAATGGAGTCGTGGAGGGCTCCGTGCTCTATGGCTCTGGAGCGTCGTCATCGCCGCAGCTCAATGCAGCCGCGGCCTTAGACACTCACATCGGCAACATAGACCCTGGCGGCGCCGCCAAGCATCGAACCAGCGCCCTGGAAGTGAGCTCCATGGGCGGATTCGCCGCCAAGAACCACCGCGGCGACAGCGACGACATCGACGACGGCTCTTTGCCATGCACGCCCGAGCTGCAGAGCCACGACGACGTCCTGGACTCGGACACAAGGAGACTCATTAGCCGCTTCCTCAGTGACTTTACCGGCCTAACGACGAGTTCCTGGACTCAAAGTAAAGCACAGTCTACCATGAAAAGGGTCGTGAGCAACGTGTTGGACAAGCACAGATATAAATACAATG GTATCATCAACACACTTTCTCTGGACAACCATGGGGACGACATGGACTTTGTCAGTGCAGTGGCCAAAAGCCTTTTCTCAGATGGGACCACCAACTGGGGCCGCATCGCCAGCCTTGTGGCCTTTGGGGCGGCAGTTTCTCAGTACCTGAAGGACAAGAACAGGGAACACTGTGTGGAGCTGGTGGCCCAGGAGATCTCCTCGTACCTTCTGGTGCACCAGCAAAACTGGCTCGTGAAAAACAACTCTTGG GATGGCTTTGTTGAGTTCTTTCAGGAAGCTGATCCAGAGGCCACAATGAGGAACACGCTCATGGCCTTTGCAGGGTTTGCCAGCATTGGGGCGACACTAGCCCTGTTGATCAGGTGA
- the hormad1 gene encoding HORMA domain-containing protein 1 isoform X3 — protein MACVQQVRTSQDTQLLPSQVVSELQSIAVIKKLLAIAVSGITYLRGLFPEKAYGNKYVEDQKVMILREEHSCPGACQIVRMQGCFDAIQLKYLRIVIMSVYTDPDKPQNVTEFYQFRIQYNSDGARMDFESNHNKNISTMLCGSTKKASILLVRKLYTLMQNLGPLPETVCLNMKLAYYDDVTPQDYQPPGFKEADGDTLVFDKEPVKLTMGEVVTPFHTIKLDMATERHRLEPVEESVGGKDKWFLRVQDEGVVSQSHVIEDVDMDNNHNEIELMCHEKMATREVTKVDTVPKGTSDMEMTTRSGRIIKSTTQCVLQTNRMMDNRKDAAMKDKMVSEYEIPNSQETPRKKRKFSEPKEHL, from the exons ATGGCATGTGTACAGCAAGTCCGAACATCTCAG GACACTCAGCTGTTGCCCAGTCAGGTAGTATCAGAGCTGCAGTCCATTGCTGTTATCAAGAAACTTCTGGCTATTGCCGTGTCTGGCATCACATACCTGAGAGGACTTTTTCCAGAGAAAGCCTACGGGAACAAATATGTGGAAG ATCAGAAAGTGATGATCCTCAGAGAGGAGCATAGTTGTCCTGGTGCCTGTCAGATTGTTCG GATGCAGGGATGCTTTGATGCCATCCAGTTGAAATAT CTGCGGATTGTCATTATGTCT GTCTACACAGACCCTGACAAACCGCAG AATGTGACAGAGTTTTATCAGTTCAGGATTCAGTACAACTCTGACGGGGCAAGGATGGACTTTGAGAG CaaccacaacaaaaatatatcgACAATGTTGTGTGGCAGCACCAAGAAGGCTAGCATCCTGTTGGTGAGGAAGCTCTACACTCTCATGCAGAACCTCGGTCCTCTTCCGGAGACTGTCTGCCTCAACATGAAGCTGGCCTACTATGATGATG TGACGCCTCAGGACTATCAGCCGCCAGGCTTCAAGGAGGCTGATGGAGACACACTGGTGTTTGACAAGGAGCCGGTCAAACTGACCATGGGCGAGGTCGTCACACCTTTCCACACCATCAAGCTGGACATGGCCACTGAGAGACACAGGCTGGAGCCG GTGGAGGAGAGCGTTGGTGGGAAAGACAAGTGGTTTCTCAGGGTGCAGGACGAGGGTGTGGTGTCACAG AGTCATGTGATTGAAGATGTGGACATGGACAACAACCACAACG AGATAGAGCTGATGTGCCATGAGAAGATGGCGACTCGTGAGGTTACCAAG GTCGACACCGTGCCGAAAGGGACTTCTGACATGGAGATGACCACCAGGAGCGGGCGCATTATTAAGTCCACCACG CAGTGTGTTCTGCAGACAAACAGGATGATGGACAATAGGAAGGACGCAGCTATGAAGGACAAAATG
- the hormad1 gene encoding HORMA domain-containing protein 1 isoform X6, whose product MILREEHSCPGACQIVRWMQGCFDAIQLKYLRIVIMSVYTDPDKPQNVTEFYQFRIQYNSDGARMDFESNHNKNISTMLCGSTKKASILLVRKLYTLMQNLGPLPETVCLNMKLAYYDDVTPQDYQPPGFKEADGDTLVFDKEPVKLTMGEVVTPFHTIKLDMATERHRLEPVEESVGGKDKWFLRVQDEGVVSQSHVIEDVDMDNNHNEIELMCHEKMATREVTKVDTVPKGTSDMEMTTRSGRIIKSTTQCVLQTNRMMDNRKDAAMKDKMVSEYEIPNSQETPRKKRKFSEPKEHL is encoded by the exons ATGATCCTCAGAGAGGAGCATAGTTGTCCTGGTGCCTGTCAGATTGTTCGGTG GATGCAGGGATGCTTTGATGCCATCCAGTTGAAATAT CTGCGGATTGTCATTATGTCT GTCTACACAGACCCTGACAAACCGCAG AATGTGACAGAGTTTTATCAGTTCAGGATTCAGTACAACTCTGACGGGGCAAGGATGGACTTTGAGAG CaaccacaacaaaaatatatcgACAATGTTGTGTGGCAGCACCAAGAAGGCTAGCATCCTGTTGGTGAGGAAGCTCTACACTCTCATGCAGAACCTCGGTCCTCTTCCGGAGACTGTCTGCCTCAACATGAAGCTGGCCTACTATGATGATG TGACGCCTCAGGACTATCAGCCGCCAGGCTTCAAGGAGGCTGATGGAGACACACTGGTGTTTGACAAGGAGCCGGTCAAACTGACCATGGGCGAGGTCGTCACACCTTTCCACACCATCAAGCTGGACATGGCCACTGAGAGACACAGGCTGGAGCCG GTGGAGGAGAGCGTTGGTGGGAAAGACAAGTGGTTTCTCAGGGTGCAGGACGAGGGTGTGGTGTCACAG AGTCATGTGATTGAAGATGTGGACATGGACAACAACCACAACG AGATAGAGCTGATGTGCCATGAGAAGATGGCGACTCGTGAGGTTACCAAG GTCGACACCGTGCCGAAAGGGACTTCTGACATGGAGATGACCACCAGGAGCGGGCGCATTATTAAGTCCACCACG CAGTGTGTTCTGCAGACAAACAGGATGATGGACAATAGGAAGGACGCAGCTATGAAGGACAAAATG